The region TATGTAAGTATTCCAATTTTATTGATTGCTGCGTTTTACGCCAATAAATTTACGATTGCCGGAATGGGGGAGGACTTTTCCAAAAACTTAGGTCTTAATTATCGCCAGGTGGTAAACCTTGGGCTGATCATTGTTGCCCTTGTTACAGCATCGGTCGTATTGTCAGTCGGTATGATTCCTTTTTTGGGATTAATCATTCCGAATATCGTTACCATTTATCAGGGAGATAATCTAAAAAAAAACTTATTACATACTGCATTGCTGGGGGCAATCTTTGTTTTAGTCTGCGATATCATTGGCAGGGTTATTATCTATCCTTATGAAATTCCAATTAGTTTAACGGTTGGAGTGATAGGTAGCGGGGTATTTATCTATCTATTAGTAAGGAGAAAGAAATATGGATTATAAGAAAAAGACAATTATCTTAAGTCTAATCGCAGCATTACTAGCCGCCCTGTTTATCTTATATGACCTAAGTGGAAATATTGGTTACATTTTGCCAAGAAGAATGATTAAGGTTGTCGCGATTATCCTTACTGGCGGGGCGATTGCCTTTTCAACCACGATCTTCATGACCATTACCAATAACCGGATATTAACACCGAGTGTGCTTGGACTGGATTCACTATATTTGTTAATTCAAACGGTTACGATTTTTATATTTGGATCCAAATCACTCATCATGATGAGCAGTAAACTAAATTATCTATTCTCCATTGTCATCATGGTTCTGTTCGCTTTGATCCTTTACCGATGGCTGTTTCGGGGAGAAAAGAATAACATTTACTTCCTGTTATTAATTGGTATGATTTTAGGAACCTTTTTTGGCAGCTTTACTTCATTTATGCAAGTATTGATCGACCCGAATGAATTCATGGTTGCCCAGGATAAA is a window of Lentibacillus daqui DNA encoding:
- a CDS encoding iron chelate uptake ABC transporter family permease subunit, which encodes MDYKKKTIILSLIAALLAALFILYDLSGNIGYILPRRMIKVVAIILTGGAIAFSTTIFMTITNNRILTPSVLGLDSLYLLIQTVTIFIFGSKSLIMMSSKLNYLFSIVIMVLFALILYRWLFRGEKNNIYFLLLIGMILGTFFGSFTSFMQVLIDPNEFMVAQDKMFASINNVNTDLVYMSVIMIVLITLYFMHFYKYLDVLALGKDNAINLGVPYDYVVKRLLIIVAVLISISTALVGPITFLGLLVVNVAYEFLKTYRHFYIIIGSVLISIIALLGGQFIVEKVFSFETTVSVIINFIGGVYFIYLLLKENKSW